Proteins encoded in a region of the Pseudomonas shahriarae genome:
- a CDS encoding TetR/AcrR family transcriptional regulator, which produces MRYSVSHKQQTRDKLLHSSAALAKKEGFASVGVDGLMKAIGLSGGAFYSHFSSKDALFSSIVEHELSQSLERLSVGEVQSRERLQRCLKFYLSMAHVEQVQDGCALPSMGAEIARADIAVRQHAQEWICRLQANWARILESESLAWAILSQCVGALVVARMMVDPQVQAQVLASSYEELSQRISQE; this is translated from the coding sequence ATGCGCTATTCAGTCAGTCACAAGCAGCAAACCAGGGACAAGCTCCTGCACAGCAGTGCGGCCCTGGCGAAAAAAGAAGGGTTTGCCAGCGTTGGCGTAGATGGGCTGATGAAAGCCATTGGCCTGAGTGGCGGGGCTTTTTATAGCCACTTTTCGTCCAAGGACGCGCTGTTCAGCTCCATCGTCGAGCATGAGTTGAGCCAAAGCCTGGAGCGTTTGAGTGTGGGCGAGGTGCAGAGTCGGGAGCGCCTGCAGCGCTGCCTCAAGTTCTATCTGAGCATGGCCCATGTGGAGCAAGTGCAAGACGGTTGCGCCTTGCCGAGCATGGGCGCGGAAATTGCCCGTGCGGATATCGCGGTACGCCAACACGCCCAGGAGTGGATTTGCCGGCTGCAGGCCAACTGGGCGCGGATCTTGGAGAGCGAAAGCCTGGCCTGGGCGATCTTATCCCAGTGTGTGGGTGCACTGGTGGTGGCCAGGATGATGGTCGACCCGCAGGTTCAGGCGCAGGTACTTGCATCGAGCTATGAAGAGCTCAGTCAGAGAATTTCGCAGGAATGA
- the rhtA gene encoding threonine/homoserine exporter RhtA: MTTSSRSLGSALFPVGLLLIAMASIQSGASLAKSMFPIVGAQGTTTLRLVFASIIMLLLLRPWRAKLTARSLRTVIVYGMALGGMNFLFYMSLRTVPLGIAVALEFTGPLAVAIYASRRAVDFLWIALAIIGLLLLIPVGEASQGIDLTGAAYALGAGICWALYILFGQKAGADNGVQTAALGVMIAALFVAPIGIVHAGSALLTPALIPIAIGVAILSTALPYTLEMVALTRLPARTFGTLMSIEPAFGALSGLFFLQEYLSLAQWLAIACIILASVGATLTMRSQSKPIIAAD, translated from the coding sequence ATGACCACCTCATCCCGCAGCCTGGGCTCGGCGCTGTTTCCTGTTGGCCTACTGCTGATTGCCATGGCCTCTATCCAGTCGGGCGCTTCACTGGCCAAAAGCATGTTCCCGATTGTGGGCGCCCAAGGCACCACCACCCTGCGCCTGGTTTTCGCCAGTATCATAATGCTGCTGTTGCTGCGCCCCTGGCGCGCCAAACTCACCGCCAGGTCACTGCGTACCGTCATCGTCTACGGCATGGCGCTGGGCGGCATGAACTTCCTCTTCTATATGTCATTGCGCACCGTGCCCCTGGGTATTGCGGTAGCCCTGGAATTCACCGGCCCACTAGCCGTTGCCATCTATGCTTCCCGGCGTGCCGTCGACTTCCTGTGGATAGCCCTGGCCATTATCGGCCTGCTGCTATTAATACCCGTCGGTGAAGCAAGCCAAGGCATCGACCTGACCGGCGCCGCCTACGCATTGGGTGCGGGGATCTGCTGGGCCCTCTATATTCTGTTCGGCCAGAAGGCTGGCGCGGACAATGGCGTGCAAACCGCGGCTCTCGGCGTAATGATCGCCGCACTGTTCGTCGCCCCCATCGGTATCGTCCATGCCGGTAGCGCGCTGCTGACACCCGCGCTGATTCCGATCGCCATTGGCGTGGCGATTCTTTCCACCGCCCTCCCCTACACCCTGGAGATGGTCGCCCTGACCCGCCTGCCCGCGCGCACCTTCGGCACGCTGATGAGTATCGAGCCCGCGTTCGGTGCGCTTTCCGGGCTGTTTTTCCTCCAGGAATACCTGTCCCTGGCGCAATGGCTGGCGATCGCCTGCATTATCCTGGCCTCCGTGGGCGCAACGCTGACCATGCGTAGCCAGTCAAAGCCAATCATCGCGGCAGATTGA
- the mrdA gene encoding penicillin-binding protein 2, whose protein sequence is MPEAIPIKDHEKEHRLVNKRLLACAILVLGITCALVARMYFLQVVEFDYHSTISENNRVHVLPITPTRGLIYDRNGVVLADNRPSYNLTITRERATDLKGELDSIIALLHLPAEDRAVFDKALKQARHPFVPVTLFYELTEEQIAILAVNEFRLPGVEVEPQFVRHYPLGAHFAHSIGYVGRINEKESKELDSVEYRGTQSIGKTGIERFYESQLHGHVGYEEVETNAQGRVLRVLKHTDPVPGKNIVLSLDIKLQEAAEEALGDRRGSVVALDPQTGEVLAMVSKPSFDPNSFVTGISFKEYAALHDSLDRPLFNRVLRGLYAPGSTIKPEVAIAGLDSGVVTAQTRVFDPGYYQLPNFDHKYRNWNHSGDGWVDMDAAIMRSNDTYFYDLAHKLGIDRLHDYMAEFGLGQKVSLDMFEESAGLMPSQAWKRATRRQPWFPGETVILGIGQGYMQVTPLQLAQATALIANKGVWNRPHLAKTIDGVPPADENPMPNIVLKNPRDWDQVNHGMQMVMHDPRGIARASAAGAQYRIAGKSGTAQVVAIKQGERYNRLKTRERNRDNALFVGFAPAEHPRIVISVMIENGEAGGRVAGPVVRQIMDAWLLDQQGHLKPQYATPAKTSGDPRV, encoded by the coding sequence ATGCCCGAAGCCATACCGATCAAAGACCACGAAAAAGAGCACCGTCTGGTCAACAAGCGCCTGCTGGCCTGCGCAATACTGGTGCTTGGCATCACCTGCGCCCTGGTCGCCCGCATGTATTTCCTGCAAGTGGTGGAGTTCGACTATCACTCCACCATCTCCGAAAACAACCGTGTCCATGTTCTGCCCATCACTCCGACTCGCGGCTTGATCTATGACCGTAACGGTGTGGTCCTGGCCGATAACCGTCCCAGTTACAACCTGACCATCACCCGCGAACGGGCTACTGACCTGAAAGGGGAGCTGGACTCGATTATCGCTCTGCTGCACCTGCCAGCCGAAGACCGCGCCGTCTTCGACAAGGCCCTGAAGCAAGCGCGCCACCCGTTCGTGCCCGTGACGTTGTTCTATGAGCTGACTGAAGAGCAGATTGCCATACTGGCCGTCAACGAATTCCGCCTGCCCGGCGTGGAGGTCGAGCCGCAATTCGTGCGGCACTACCCACTGGGTGCACATTTTGCGCATTCCATTGGTTACGTGGGGCGCATCAACGAGAAAGAGTCCAAGGAGCTGGATTCGGTCGAGTACCGTGGCACGCAGTCGATTGGTAAAACCGGCATCGAGCGCTTCTATGAGTCGCAGTTGCACGGCCATGTGGGTTATGAAGAGGTCGAGACCAATGCCCAGGGCCGAGTTCTGCGGGTGCTCAAGCATACCGATCCGGTTCCCGGCAAAAACATCGTCCTGAGCCTGGATATCAAGCTCCAGGAAGCCGCCGAAGAAGCCCTGGGCGATCGTCGCGGTTCAGTCGTGGCCCTCGACCCGCAAACCGGCGAAGTCCTGGCGATGGTCAGCAAACCCAGCTTCGATCCCAACTCGTTCGTCACCGGCATCAGTTTCAAGGAGTATGCCGCGTTGCATGATTCCCTCGACCGCCCCTTGTTCAACCGGGTGCTGCGCGGTTTGTATGCGCCGGGCTCGACGATCAAGCCGGAAGTGGCCATCGCCGGTCTCGACAGCGGCGTGGTCACCGCCCAGACCCGGGTCTTTGACCCTGGCTACTATCAACTGCCGAACTTTGATCACAAATACCGCAACTGGAACCACAGTGGCGATGGCTGGGTAGATATGGACGCCGCCATCATGCGTTCCAACGACACCTACTTCTACGACCTGGCCCACAAGCTGGGGATCGACCGCTTGCACGACTACATGGCCGAATTCGGTCTCGGGCAGAAAGTCTCCCTGGATATGTTCGAAGAATCCGCCGGTCTGATGCCGTCCCAGGCCTGGAAGCGTGCAACCCGTCGCCAGCCCTGGTTCCCGGGCGAAACCGTGATCCTCGGCATCGGCCAAGGCTACATGCAGGTCACTCCGTTGCAACTGGCCCAGGCCACGGCGCTGATCGCCAACAAGGGCGTGTGGAATCGCCCGCACTTGGCTAAAACCATCGACGGCGTGCCGCCAGCGGACGAAAACCCTATGCCCAATATCGTCCTCAAGAACCCGCGCGACTGGGATCAGGTCAACCACGGCATGCAAATGGTGATGCACGACCCGCGCGGGATTGCCCGGGCGTCGGCCGCCGGTGCGCAGTACCGGATCGCGGGCAAGAGTGGTACCGCGCAGGTGGTGGCAATCAAGCAGGGCGAGCGCTACAACCGCCTGAAGACCCGCGAGCGCAACCGCGACAACGCATTGTTCGTCGGTTTCGCCCCGGCCGAGCACCCCAGGATCGTGATTTCAGTGATGATTGAAAACGGCGAGGCGGGCGGCCGCGTGGCAGGCCCGGTGGTGCGCCAGATCATGGATGCCTGGTTGCTCGATCAACAAGGCCACCTGAAACCGCAGTACGCCACGCCGGCCAAGACATCGGGCGACCCTCGTGTCTAA
- a CDS encoding sigma-70 family RNA polymerase sigma factor, whose product MSTPTDPKVLLATLYDDNHRWLRAWLYRQLKCPQDAADLTQDTFIRILDARQLHQLEEPRAFLSTVARRLLFSFWRRKRLEQTYLDSLAQLPHAYTPSEEDLALVREALESIDRLLNGLPPRVRQIFMLNRLEGLSQPVIAQQLSVSLATVERDLRRAFLHCLAESADLT is encoded by the coding sequence GTGTCTACTCCTACCGATCCCAAGGTCCTTCTGGCAACGCTTTATGACGACAACCATCGCTGGTTGCGCGCCTGGTTGTATCGTCAGCTCAAGTGCCCGCAAGATGCGGCGGACCTGACCCAGGACACGTTTATCCGCATTCTGGACGCGCGCCAGCTCCATCAACTCGAGGAGCCCCGCGCGTTTCTCAGTACCGTGGCGCGCCGCTTGTTGTTCAGCTTCTGGCGGCGCAAGCGGTTGGAGCAGACCTACCTCGACAGCCTGGCGCAGTTGCCGCACGCCTATACCCCTTCGGAAGAAGACCTGGCCCTGGTGCGCGAAGCGCTGGAAAGCATCGATCGCCTGCTCAACGGCCTACCGCCGCGTGTCCGGCAAATCTTTATGCTCAATCGCCTCGAAGGCTTGTCGCAGCCCGTCATCGCCCAGCAGTTGAGCGTGTCGCTGGCCACGGTAGAGCGCGATCTGCGCCGGGCTTTCCTGCACTGCCTGGCCGAGTCGGCGGACCTGACATGA
- a CDS encoding FecR family protein: MSYPKVDATTRAAVDWLLRLEAGDDDPVLRQAFETWLRANPQHTIAWQRVGSLLQQPIADLQRVEARSPGQLRAVTQALATPDSESRRKVLRGDLALVLFGVSGAAIFDRAQPLNGVWADRHTATGERKTFALADGSRLSLNARSSVDIHFSDSRRLVRLREGQVFVDVAADPRRPFVIATAQGEVQALGTQFMVRQEATGSLTSVQLHSVQVTTLGGSQRRVEAGEAAWFSDVDVRPVPLSVRSRTDWRDGRVDIRDEPLGLLIDALRPYRRGVLRVSEQAAKVRVYGVYPLDDPEQTLESLAQTFPLRISHYGPWLTLIDVR, translated from the coding sequence ATGAGTTACCCCAAGGTGGACGCCACCACTCGCGCCGCCGTGGATTGGCTGCTACGCCTTGAGGCCGGGGATGACGACCCTGTGCTGCGCCAAGCCTTCGAAACCTGGCTGCGGGCCAACCCCCAGCACACCATTGCCTGGCAGCGTGTGGGCAGTTTGCTGCAGCAGCCGATTGCTGATTTGCAGCGCGTCGAAGCCCGCAGTCCCGGCCAATTGCGCGCCGTTACCCAGGCCCTGGCGACGCCGGATTCCGAATCGCGACGCAAGGTGCTGCGCGGTGACCTGGCCCTGGTGTTGTTCGGTGTCAGCGGTGCGGCGATCTTTGATCGCGCCCAGCCGCTCAATGGCGTGTGGGCCGACCGCCACACCGCCACCGGTGAGCGCAAGACTTTCGCTTTGGCCGATGGCAGCCGCCTGAGTCTCAATGCCCGCAGTTCGGTGGACATCCACTTCAGTGACAGCCGTCGCCTGGTGCGCCTGCGTGAGGGCCAAGTGTTCGTGGACGTCGCCGCCGACCCGCGCCGGCCGTTTGTGATCGCCACCGCCCAGGGCGAAGTCCAGGCCCTGGGCACGCAATTCATGGTGCGCCAGGAGGCCACCGGCAGCCTGACCTCGGTGCAATTGCACAGCGTCCAGGTCACCACGCTCGGCGGCAGCCAGCGCCGTGTAGAGGCGGGGGAGGCCGCGTGGTTCAGCGATGTCGATGTGCGCCCGGTACCGCTCTCGGTACGCAGCCGCACGGACTGGCGCGACGGTCGCGTGGATATCCGTGATGAACCCCTGGGCCTGCTGATCGACGCCCTGCGGCCGTATCGCCGGGGCGTGCTGCGGGTCAGTGAGCAAGCCGCAAAAGTACGCGTCTATGGCGTGTACCCACTGGATGATCCGGAGCAAACCCTGGAGTCGCTGGCCCAGACCTTCCCTCTGCGCATCAGTCACTACGGCCCCTGGTTGACCCTGATTGACGTGCGCTGA
- a CDS encoding TonB-dependent siderophore receptor, which yields MIRPCLLTLAVTLAVVGHPVAALADTAASTQQYFNLPAAALGDSLSRLSRESGRTLSVSPALLQGRRAPALQGQYSPEQAAQHLLNGSGLGLTVTDNGTWSLYLLPEGGALNLGATTVTGLVAEDAWGQVDGYVATRSATATKTDTPILEIPQTVNVVTADQVKVQGARNLTQSLRYTPGVDTNGYTDRNTIADELTSRGFAPTLLYLDGAYLPYAGSLGGAPQIDPYTLERIEVLKGPASVLFGQNQPGGMINLVSKRPTTEARHQVKFGVGSYDRVNGALDFSGPLDEAKTLSYRLIGLVRDGNEMVDHATDSRTLLAPSLTWAPTDDTALTIYAQIQRDKSLADYQALPAIGTLYRNSKGQHIDRDTFLGDSDWNNYIRDQYVLGYDFSHAFNDNLEYRQTARFTDVNDRYKGFYLNRFVELPDGSTDDTRASRTKLDWRQHNSAYTLDNNLQAKFATGALEHTLLVGFDHREFTRKYQGYNLYGAEIIDLYQPSNYHTFGQPQLTTKWNNTVKQTGLYAQDQIKFDRFILTMGLREDWAEVINRDLLDHSTVSQKDKQLTRRVGLTYLTDFGLAPYVSYAESFLPSVGRLAPARGGGAYKPVEGEQYEAGLKYQPNDQSLLTLSVFQIKQKNVLTGDLIYREYQLQEGEVRSRGVEFEGKARFGQVELISALSYLDAIYTKSNYGDEGNRSEAQAPWSASAWADYHFASDALAGLTVGGGARYTGKKYGDSANTFKTPSFVVFDATVSYDLSRVSPTFKGAEASLNVQNLFDREYVSSCNYSFGCYYGQERTASLAVSYDW from the coding sequence ATGATCCGTCCCTGCCTGTTGACCCTGGCCGTAACCCTGGCTGTGGTCGGCCACCCCGTGGCCGCCCTGGCCGATACGGCCGCCAGCACCCAGCAATATTTCAATCTGCCCGCTGCAGCCCTCGGCGATAGCCTGAGCCGGCTGTCGCGGGAAAGCGGACGCACGCTGTCGGTCAGCCCGGCCTTGCTGCAAGGCCGCCGCGCGCCGGCGTTGCAGGGCCAATACAGCCCCGAACAGGCTGCGCAACACTTGCTGAACGGCAGCGGCCTGGGCCTGACCGTCACCGACAATGGCACCTGGAGCCTGTACCTGCTGCCCGAAGGCGGCGCCTTGAACCTTGGCGCCACCACCGTCACCGGCCTGGTCGCGGAAGATGCCTGGGGCCAGGTGGATGGCTATGTGGCCACTCGCAGCGCCACGGCCACCAAGACCGATACACCGATCCTGGAGATCCCGCAGACCGTCAACGTGGTCACCGCCGACCAGGTCAAGGTCCAGGGCGCACGCAACCTGACCCAGTCCCTGCGCTACACCCCAGGCGTCGACACCAACGGCTACACCGATCGCAACACCATCGCCGACGAGCTGACCAGCCGTGGCTTCGCGCCCACCTTGTTGTATCTCGATGGCGCTTATCTGCCTTACGCCGGCAGCCTCGGTGGTGCGCCACAGATCGATCCCTACACCCTGGAACGCATTGAAGTGCTCAAGGGCCCGGCCTCAGTGCTGTTTGGGCAGAACCAGCCGGGCGGCATGATCAATCTGGTGTCCAAGCGGCCCACCACTGAAGCCAGGCATCAGGTCAAGTTTGGCGTGGGCAGTTACGACCGGGTCAATGGCGCCCTCGATTTCAGCGGCCCCCTCGATGAGGCAAAAACCTTGAGCTACCGTCTGATCGGCCTGGTCCGCGACGGTAACGAGATGGTCGACCATGCCACCGACAGCCGCACCTTGCTGGCCCCCAGCCTGACCTGGGCGCCCACGGATGACACTGCCCTGACGATCTATGCGCAGATCCAACGTGACAAATCCCTGGCCGACTACCAGGCGTTGCCGGCCATCGGCACCCTGTACCGCAACTCCAAAGGCCAGCATATCGACCGCGATACCTTCCTCGGCGACTCCGACTGGAACAACTATATTCGCGATCAGTATGTGCTGGGCTATGACTTCTCCCATGCCTTCAACGACAACCTGGAATACCGCCAGACCGCGCGATTTACCGACGTCAACGACCGCTACAAAGGTTTCTACCTGAACCGCTTCGTCGAGCTGCCCGATGGCAGCACCGACGACACCCGCGCCAGCCGCACCAAGCTCGACTGGCGCCAACACAACAGCGCCTACACCCTCGATAACAACCTGCAGGCCAAGTTCGCCACCGGTGCCCTGGAACACACCTTGCTGGTGGGCTTCGATCACCGCGAGTTCACCCGTAAATATCAGGGCTACAACCTTTACGGCGCAGAAATCATCGACCTCTACCAGCCGTCCAACTACCACACCTTTGGCCAGCCGCAACTGACCACCAAGTGGAACAACACGGTCAAGCAGACCGGCCTCTATGCCCAGGACCAGATCAAGTTCGACCGTTTCATCCTCACCATGGGCCTGCGTGAAGACTGGGCCGAAGTAATCAATCGCGACCTGCTGGACCACAGCACGGTGTCGCAGAAAGACAAGCAGCTCACGCGTCGCGTCGGCCTGACTTACCTCACCGACTTCGGCCTGGCGCCCTACGTCAGTTATGCCGAGTCGTTTCTGCCCAGCGTCGGCCGGCTGGCCCCGGCGCGTGGCGGCGGCGCCTATAAACCGGTGGAGGGCGAGCAGTATGAGGCAGGCCTCAAATACCAGCCCAACGACCAGTCGCTGCTGACCTTGTCGGTGTTCCAGATCAAACAGAAAAACGTCCTGACCGGCGATCTGATCTATCGCGAATACCAGTTGCAGGAAGGCGAAGTGCGCTCGCGGGGCGTGGAATTTGAAGGCAAGGCCCGGTTTGGCCAGGTGGAGTTGATCAGTGCGCTGTCGTACCTGGACGCGATCTATACCAAGAGCAACTACGGCGACGAGGGCAACCGCAGCGAGGCGCAGGCGCCGTGGAGCGCCAGTGCCTGGGCCGACTACCACTTTGCCAGCGATGCCCTGGCCGGCCTGACCGTAGGCGGTGGTGCGCGGTATACCGGGAAGAAGTACGGCGACTCGGCCAACACCTTCAAGACCCCGTCGTTCGTGGTCTTTGACGCCACCGTCAGCTACGACCTGAGCCGCGTCAGCCCCACATTCAAGGGGGCCGAAGCCAGCCTCAACGTGCAGAACCTGTTTGACCGCGAGTACGTTTCGTCCTGCAACTACTCCTTTGGTTGCTATTACGGCCAGGAGCGCACCGCGTCCCTGGCCGTGTCCTACGATTGGTGA
- a CDS encoding cyclase family protein, whose translation MCDLHNKNEPNTRQLLEGLPKNWGKWGPDDEVGALNYLTEAEVLRGVASVRQGKTFTLQVQIGHPGGDPMWPARNPSMRFNTLDHSHYHFGKQPEMTGGAAYCDDVIFMQLQGSTQYDALGHAWYDNQLWNGYDAMSTVGGMAKASVLAIAERGVVGRAVLIDMARHRGKKYLGRGETFNHLDLLAAAKAQGVTIEKRDILIIRTGSMGAFYEYGKTEFFKDLVEPGLTYSRELVEWFHAMEIPNLVTDTIANEVITDPVSGVQIPLHCALMRNLGIAFTEIVLLEDLAADCADDGQWKFLYTAAPLKIVGGSGAPVNPVVIK comes from the coding sequence ATGTGTGACTTACATAACAAGAACGAACCGAACACCAGGCAATTACTCGAAGGCCTGCCAAAGAACTGGGGCAAATGGGGACCGGACGATGAAGTCGGCGCCCTCAACTACCTGACCGAAGCCGAAGTACTGCGCGGTGTCGCTTCGGTGCGCCAGGGCAAGACCTTCACCCTGCAAGTGCAGATCGGCCATCCGGGCGGTGACCCGATGTGGCCGGCGCGCAACCCGTCGATGCGCTTCAATACCCTGGATCACAGCCACTATCACTTCGGCAAGCAACCCGAAATGACCGGCGGCGCGGCGTATTGCGACGATGTGATCTTCATGCAGTTGCAAGGCTCGACCCAGTACGACGCCCTCGGGCATGCCTGGTACGACAATCAACTGTGGAACGGCTACGACGCCATGAGCACCGTCGGCGGCATGGCCAAGGCCAGTGTGCTGGCGATTGCCGAGCGCGGCGTGGTCGGGCGTGCGGTGTTGATCGACATGGCCCGCCATCGCGGCAAGAAATACCTGGGCCGTGGCGAAACCTTCAACCACCTGGACTTGCTGGCCGCCGCCAAGGCCCAGGGGGTGACCATCGAAAAACGCGACATCCTGATCATCCGTACCGGCTCCATGGGCGCGTTCTACGAGTATGGCAAGACCGAGTTCTTCAAGGACCTGGTGGAACCTGGCCTGACCTACAGCCGGGAACTGGTGGAGTGGTTCCACGCCATGGAAATCCCCAACCTGGTGACCGACACCATCGCCAATGAGGTGATCACCGATCCGGTGTCGGGGGTGCAGATTCCATTGCATTGCGCGCTGATGCGCAACCTCGGCATCGCCTTTACCGAGATCGTGCTGCTGGAGGATCTGGCCGCCGATTGTGCCGACGACGGCCAGTGGAAGTTCCTCTACACCGCCGCGCCGTTGAAGATTGTCGGTGGCAGCGGCGCGCCGGTGAATCCGGTGGTGATCAAGTAG
- a CDS encoding SDR family oxidoreductase, translated as MRLANKVAIVTGAGSGFGEGIAKTFAQQGARVIVADMNATGGQRVVNEIAASGGHAHFVEVNVANDESVGALLRATLEQFGALDIVINNAGTTHRNRPMLEVDEAEFDRVFAVNVKSIFLSARHFVPHFRGQGGGVFVNIASTAAIRPRPGLVWYNGSKGAVVVMSKTMAAELGPDNIRVNCVNPVVGATALLSEFMGVPDTPENRQKFMATIPLGRFSTPQDVANACLYLASDEAAFITGTCLEVDGGRCV; from the coding sequence ATGCGTCTAGCAAACAAAGTTGCCATCGTCACCGGCGCTGGCTCCGGGTTTGGCGAAGGCATCGCCAAGACCTTTGCCCAACAGGGTGCGCGGGTTATCGTCGCCGACATGAACGCAACCGGCGGCCAGCGGGTGGTCAATGAGATCGCCGCCAGCGGCGGCCATGCCCATTTCGTCGAGGTCAATGTGGCCAACGACGAAAGCGTGGGCGCGCTGCTGCGCGCCACCCTGGAGCAATTCGGCGCGCTGGATATCGTCATCAACAACGCCGGCACCACCCACCGCAACCGGCCGATGCTGGAAGTGGACGAGGCCGAGTTCGACCGGGTGTTCGCGGTCAACGTCAAAAGCATCTTCCTCAGCGCCAGGCATTTTGTGCCGCATTTTCGCGGCCAGGGCGGCGGCGTGTTCGTCAATATTGCCTCGACCGCAGCGATCCGCCCGCGCCCGGGACTGGTCTGGTATAACGGCAGCAAGGGTGCGGTGGTGGTCATGAGCAAAACCATGGCGGCGGAGCTGGGGCCGGACAATATCCGCGTCAATTGCGTGAACCCGGTGGTCGGCGCAACCGCGTTGCTCAGTGAGTTCATGGGCGTGCCGGACACCCCGGAAAACCGCCAGAAGTTCATGGCGACCATCCCCCTGGGACGTTTTTCCACCCCGCAGGACGTGGCCAATGCCTGCCTGTATCTGGCCTCGGACGAAGCGGCCTTTATCACCGGCACCTGCCTTGAAGTCGACGGTGGGCGCTGCGTGTAA
- a CDS encoding aldehyde dehydrogenase family protein — MINAHYIANQWQASTSLEDIPVIDPSSGESYSSIARGTAADIDAAVSAARLAVGETFDGPWGSLSALERSRLLARLGAAVLAHHEELAQIEARDTGKALKVARADATALARYFEYYAGAADKLHGETLPYQNGYTVLTVREPHGVTGHIIPWNYPMQIFGRSVGASLAAGNACVVKPAEDASLSLLRLAQIAAEVGFPAGAINVVTGYGYEAGAALCSHPGIDHISFTGSTMTGTAVSKAAAERHCPVTLELGGKSPQLVFADADLDEALPVLVNAIVQNCGQTCSAGSRLLVERSIYEALVEQLSQRFRELRTGPSALDLDMGPLINQKQQRQVREFVREAEQAGITVAARGQVVAEAGSGGYFQEAVLFRDVPPDSRLAREEVFGPVLAVMPFDDEAEAIRLANGTEFGLVAGVWTRDGARQMRLARKLRCGQVFINNYGAGGGVELPFGGVKASGYGREKGFEALLGFTTLKTIAIKHG; from the coding sequence ATGATCAACGCACATTACATCGCCAACCAATGGCAAGCCTCGACATCCCTGGAAGACATCCCGGTGATCGACCCCAGCAGTGGCGAAAGCTACTCCAGCATCGCCCGTGGCACCGCTGCCGATATCGACGCCGCCGTCAGCGCCGCGCGCCTGGCCGTGGGCGAGACCTTCGACGGGCCATGGGGCTCGTTGTCGGCACTGGAGCGTAGCCGCCTGCTGGCCAGGCTGGGCGCAGCGGTGTTAGCGCATCACGAAGAGCTGGCGCAGATCGAAGCGCGGGACACTGGCAAGGCGCTGAAAGTGGCACGGGCCGATGCCACCGCCCTCGCCCGTTACTTCGAGTATTACGCCGGCGCGGCCGACAAGTTGCACGGCGAGACCCTGCCCTATCAAAACGGCTACACGGTGCTGACGGTGCGCGAGCCCCATGGGGTCACCGGGCATATCATCCCGTGGAACTACCCGATGCAGATCTTCGGGCGCAGCGTCGGTGCGTCCCTGGCGGCAGGCAATGCCTGTGTGGTCAAGCCGGCGGAGGATGCCAGCCTGTCGTTACTGCGCCTGGCGCAGATTGCCGCCGAGGTGGGCTTCCCGGCCGGCGCGATCAATGTGGTGACTGGCTACGGCTACGAGGCCGGAGCGGCGTTGTGCAGCCATCCGGGGATTGATCACATTTCGTTTACCGGTTCCACCATGACCGGCACGGCGGTGTCCAAGGCCGCTGCTGAGCGGCACTGCCCGGTGACCCTGGAGCTGGGCGGGAAATCGCCGCAACTGGTATTCGCCGATGCCGACCTGGACGAAGCCTTGCCGGTGCTGGTCAACGCCATTGTGCAGAACTGCGGGCAGACCTGTTCAGCGGGCAGCCGGTTGTTGGTGGAACGCAGTATCTATGAGGCCCTGGTGGAGCAACTCAGCCAGCGCTTTCGCGAACTGCGCACCGGGCCTTCGGCGCTGGACCTGGATATGGGCCCGCTGATCAACCAGAAGCAGCAACGCCAGGTGCGTGAGTTCGTGCGCGAGGCCGAACAGGCCGGGATCACCGTAGCCGCCCGCGGCCAGGTGGTGGCCGAAGCCGGCAGTGGCGGCTACTTCCAGGAAGCAGTGCTGTTTCGCGATGTGCCGCCCGACAGCCGCCTGGCCCGGGAGGAAGTCTTCGGCCCGGTGTTGGCCGTGATGCCCTTTGACGATGAAGCCGAGGCCATCCGCCTGGCCAACGGCACCGAATTCGGCCTGGTCGCCGGCGTGTGGACCCGCGATGGCGCCCGGCAGATGCGCCTGGCGCGCAAGCTGCGCTGCGGCCAGGTATTCATCAATAACTACGGGGCCGGCGGCGGGGTTGAACTGCCCTTCGGCGGCGTCAAGGCCAGCGGTTATGGCCGGGAAAAAGGCTTCGAGGCCCTGCTGGGCTTTACCACCTTGAAGACCATTGCGATCAAACACGGCTAA